In a genomic window of Styela clava chromosome 11, kaStyClav1.hap1.2, whole genome shotgun sequence:
- the LOC144429674 gene encoding growth hormone secretagogue receptor type 1-like: MNSSSYFGNFGNNVTEIGTVNITRPQHGIFDPNIFSNVERVIFSAIIVILGIFGVVANVVTFIVIFTSPKLSKSPFNVLLMSLCVSDFLSACNSGMQLYHYMWGLQEFTNEFFCKATSGIRVLTEYVTIQHILVFSIVRLFVIQFPLKASSFKKNHARIIAVIIWIEVFFAAAIFRIIFPTVYPVRPGEKYSGCTSVGEHWRDTAILFQSFAVPIMLFLPMGGIVICTICIITKLISVQKQRATLGQAVSRQDNKQRAALIQTILIVFSFLIGYSGGAAFRFTITTKALFKFTARTKRMFALTAYTVLRTSECLNPVFYNLSSSQLRDATKALLGKNSSKASLPNARHKATISSKIQPPT, from the exons ATGAATTCGAGCTCATATTTTGGTAATTTTGGTAACAATGTTACCGAAATTGGAACGGTGAATATTACCCGCCCACAGCACGGAAT atttgatcCAAATATATTCAGTAATGTGGAAAGAGTTATATTCTCTGCGATAATTGTCATCCTAGGAATTTTTGGAGTAGTTGCGAATGTGGTTACATTTATTGTGATTTTCACATCTCCTAAACTAAGCAA gTCCCCGTTCAATGTTCTCCTCATGAGTTTATGCGTCTCTGATTTTCTGTCCGCTtgtaatagtggaatgcaactATATCATTACATGTGGGGATTGCAAGAATTCACAAATGAGTTCTTTTGCAAG GCAACTTCCGGTATCCGCGTTTTGACAGAGTATGTGACAATACAGCATATTCTCGTATTTAGCATCGTTCGACTGTTTGTCATCCAGTTCCCGTTGAAAGCCAGCTCTTTCAAAAAGAACCATGCAAGG atTATTGCTGTAATTATTTGGATCGAAGTCTTCTTTGCCGCTGCAATATTTCGCATCATATTTCCAACAGTTTATCCCGTCAGACCTGGTGAAAAATATTCAGGATGTACATCTGTTGGAGAACATTG GCGCGACACAGCAATATTGTTCCAGAGCTTTGCTGTACCAATTATGCTCTTTCTTCCGATGGGCGGCATCGTCATTTGTACAATTTGTATAATCACGAAACTCATATCAGTACAAAAGCAACGAG CCACACTCGGCCAAGCAGTTTCACGTCAAGATAATAAACAAAGAGCTGCATTGATTCAAACCATTCTTATAGTATTCTCCTTTCTGATTGGATACTCTGGAGGTGCAG cGTTCAGATTTACTATCACGACCAAAGCTTTATTCAAGTTTACAGCGAGAACTAAAAGGATGTTTGCTTTGACTGCATACACTGTGTTACGAACGAGCGAATGTCTCAACCCCGTTTTCTATAACCTTTCATCCAG TCAACTTCGTGATGCTACGAAGGCACTTCTTGGAAAAAATTCCAGCAAGGCTTCTCTTCCGAACGCTAGACACAAAGCAACAATAAGCTCAAAGATTCAACCTCCTACCTAA
- the LOC144429833 gene encoding uncharacterized protein LOC144429833 translates to MSSDCLSHSVRVWTEYVTVQHILIFSIVRLYAMKCPMRVKRVFTPSMATITAAVIWLEVFLTAAIFRYIFPTVYPVQPDAEYSGCIAVPLEWKEALKLHKFTVPTPSPDRVRNENKAILQVSLIVLSFILGYLGNAVNRVLVSLPIYYTIPLVSRSWFTFTCYLLLRLSECLNPVFYSLGSDTLMKATKQLFSKKKLAPVGGRNKKLQSSYNISGAVSRARKSAT, encoded by the exons ATGTCGTCGGACTGT TTGTCTCATAGTGTTCGTGTTTGGACAGAATACGTTACAGTACAACATATTCTAATATTCAGCATTGTTCGTCTGTATGCGATGAAGTGTCCAATGCGTGTCAAACGTGTGTTTACACCAAGCATGGCAACG ATTACGGCTGCTGTTATTTGGTTGGAAGTGTTCTTAACAGCAGCAATATTTCGCTATATATTTCCGACTGTTTATCCAGTACAACCAGATGCAGAATACTCGGGCTGCATTGCAGTGCCACTGGAATG GAAAGAAGCTTTGAAACTGCACAAATTTACGGTGCC AACACCAAGTCCCGACAGAGTACGGAATGAAAACAAAGCTATCCTTCAGGTGTCGCTCATTGTTCTCTCATTTATACTGGGATACCTAGGAAACGCTG TGAACAGAGTACTTGTATCGTTGCCCATATATTACACGATTCCTCTGGTCTCAAGGAGTTGGTTTACATTTACTTGTTACCTGCTACTGAGATTGAGTGAATGTCTGAATCCGGTTTTCTACAGCCTTGGTTCTGA TACATTGATGAAGGCCACAAAACAGCTCTTCTCTAAAAAGAAACTTGCCCCAGTCGGGGGTAGAAACAAGAAACTACAATCTTCATACAACATATCAGGGGCAGTCTCCAGGGCCAGGAAATCCGCAACGTAA